The Tistrella mobilis genome window below encodes:
- a CDS encoding NAD(P)/FAD-dependent oxidoreductase, translating to MTAEHWDVVVIGAGPAGLAAATELRRQGVARVLVVDREAEAGGIPRHCAHSPFGLREFRRLLTGPAYARRLVRTAEAAGVEIRTRVTVAAIRPGAGAGGPELDVSTPEAGLGVIRARRVLVATGVRETSRAQRLIGGTKPGGVLSTGALQGLVHLDRLKPFSRPVVLGTELVSFSALLTCRQAGIRPVAMITPGPGTVARWPAALLPRLLGVKLLTGTDLLTIEGRDRVSAVTLRDADGVERVIETDGVIVTGGFRPEATLFAGSHLTRDPQTGGPVIDEFGRCSDPTVFAAGNLLRPVETAGWSWKEGRRTGRAIALDLAGRLPAAGGLAVAVAGAPLRFALPQLIAGGKPGLRVHDHIQFRVDSPVAGRLVLTDDGREIWSRRLRSRPERRILVPIDALPAVRSGRYTFGWDAR from the coding sequence ATGACCGCGGAGCATTGGGATGTGGTGGTGATCGGTGCGGGCCCGGCCGGGCTCGCCGCCGCGACCGAGCTGCGCCGCCAGGGGGTCGCCCGGGTGCTGGTGGTGGACCGCGAGGCCGAGGCCGGGGGCATTCCCCGCCATTGCGCCCATTCGCCCTTCGGCCTGCGCGAATTCCGCCGGCTGCTGACCGGCCCCGCCTATGCCCGCCGGCTGGTCCGGACCGCCGAGGCCGCGGGGGTCGAGATCCGCACCCGCGTGACCGTCGCCGCGATCCGCCCGGGGGCCGGGGCGGGGGGGCCGGAACTCGACGTCTCGACGCCCGAGGCGGGGCTGGGGGTGATCCGGGCCCGGCGTGTGCTGGTGGCGACCGGCGTGCGCGAAACCAGCCGCGCCCAGCGGCTGATCGGCGGCACGAAGCCCGGCGGCGTGCTCTCGACCGGCGCCCTTCAGGGGCTGGTACATCTGGACCGGCTGAAACCCTTCAGCCGGCCGGTGGTGCTGGGCACCGAACTGGTCTCGTTCTCGGCCCTGCTCACCTGCCGCCAGGCGGGCATCCGGCCGGTGGCGATGATCACGCCCGGCCCGGGCACCGTCGCCCGCTGGCCGGCCGCCCTGCTGCCCCGGCTTCTGGGGGTGAAACTGCTGACCGGAACCGACCTTCTGACCATCGAGGGGCGCGATCGGGTCTCGGCCGTCACCCTGCGCGATGCCGATGGCGTCGAGCGGGTGATCGAGACCGATGGCGTCATCGTGACCGGCGGCTTCCGGCCCGAGGCGACGCTCTTCGCCGGCAGCCACCTGACCCGCGATCCTCAGACCGGCGGGCCGGTGATCGACGAGTTCGGCCGCTGCTCGGACCCGACCGTCTTCGCCGCCGGCAATCTGCTGCGCCCGGTGGAAACCGCGGGCTGGAGCTGGAAGGAGGGCCGCCGCACCGGACGGGCGATCGCGCTCGACCTGGCCGGCCGGCTGCCGGCGGCCGGCGGGCTCGCGGTGGCCGTCGCGGGCGCGCCGCTGCGCTTCGCCCTGCCGCAGCTGATCGCAGGTGGCAAGCCGGGCCTGCGCGTCCACGACCATATCCAGTTCCGGGTCGACAGCCCGGTGGCGGGGCGGCTGGTCCTGACCGATGATGGGCGGGAGATCTGGTCGAGGCGTCTGCGCAGCCGGCCGGAACGGCGGATCCTGGTGCCGATCGACGCCCTGCCGGCGGTGCGGTCGGGCCGCTACACCTTCGGCTGGGACGCCAGATGA
- a CDS encoding NAD(P)/FAD-dependent oxidoreductase, whose product MAPAGDAFPDGDAGEIFDVAIIGAGVIGCALARRFTLEGARVVLIEKAADVLDGASKGNSAILHTGFDAPPGSVEAACIAEGYREYLEIRARLNLPLLKTGALVVAWTDDEAATLPDLIAQARENGVDDVAPLTEAEARRLEPALGPGVRAAFRVPREYVIDPWSAPHAYLRQAVENGARLMTSAPVTAGAFDGRIWRVETPRGTVRAGLVINAAGLWGDRLDALLIGSTDFTIRPRTGQFVVYDKPAAALARHILLPVPNKVTKGIVVCRTAFGNLLVGPTAEEQEDRERAGLVPETLNALIRRGTEILPALKDHEVTAIYAGLRPATEFKDYRIRVEAAQRYVTVGGIRSTGLSSALGTAAHVHRLTAGLLAGHRPVADPVWPRMPMLAEDETRDWQCPGNGGVVCHCERVTRREIEAALDGPTGARSLAGLKRRTRVTMGRCQGFYCSQELAAITAGRLAVPMTADPTTAPPAAAGGEA is encoded by the coding sequence ATGGCTCCGGCTGGCGACGCATTCCCCGATGGAGATGCGGGTGAAATCTTCGACGTCGCGATCATCGGCGCCGGGGTGATCGGCTGCGCGCTTGCCCGCCGCTTCACGCTGGAAGGTGCCCGCGTGGTGCTGATCGAGAAGGCGGCCGATGTGCTCGACGGCGCGTCGAAGGGCAACAGCGCCATCCTGCATACCGGCTTCGACGCCCCGCCCGGATCGGTGGAGGCCGCCTGCATCGCCGAGGGCTATCGGGAGTATCTGGAGATCCGCGCGCGGCTGAACCTGCCGCTGCTGAAGACCGGTGCCCTGGTCGTGGCCTGGACGGATGACGAGGCGGCGACGCTGCCCGATCTGATCGCCCAGGCGCGGGAGAACGGCGTCGACGACGTCGCGCCGCTGACGGAAGCCGAAGCCCGCCGGCTGGAGCCGGCGCTGGGGCCGGGGGTGCGCGCCGCGTTTCGGGTGCCGCGGGAATATGTGATCGACCCCTGGTCCGCCCCGCATGCCTATCTGCGTCAGGCGGTGGAGAACGGCGCCCGGCTGATGACGTCGGCTCCCGTCACCGCCGGGGCGTTCGACGGCCGTATCTGGCGCGTGGAAACGCCGCGAGGCACCGTGCGGGCGGGGCTGGTGATCAATGCCGCCGGCCTCTGGGGCGATCGGCTGGACGCGCTGCTGATCGGGAGCACCGACTTCACCATCCGGCCGCGCACGGGCCAGTTCGTGGTCTATGACAAGCCGGCGGCGGCCCTTGCCCGCCACATTCTGCTGCCGGTGCCGAACAAGGTGACCAAGGGCATCGTCGTCTGCCGCACGGCCTTCGGCAATCTTCTGGTCGGCCCCACCGCCGAGGAGCAGGAGGATCGTGAGCGCGCCGGGCTGGTGCCCGAAACCCTGAACGCATTGATCCGCCGCGGCACCGAAATCCTGCCGGCGCTGAAGGATCACGAGGTGACCGCGATCTATGCCGGGCTGCGCCCCGCCACCGAGTTCAAGGACTACCGGATCCGGGTAGAGGCGGCGCAACGCTATGTCACCGTCGGTGGCATCCGCTCGACGGGCTTGAGTTCCGCACTCGGCACCGCCGCCCATGTCCACCGGCTGACGGCCGGCCTGCTGGCGGGTCACCGGCCGGTTGCCGATCCGGTCTGGCCGCGCATGCCGATGCTGGCCGAGGACGAGACCCGCGACTGGCAATGCCCCGGCAATGGCGGCGTCGTCTGCCATTGCGAGCGGGTGACGCGGCGCGAGATCGAGGCGGCCCTCGATGGCCCGACCGGCGCCCGCAGCCTGGCGGGGCTGAAGCGGCGCACCCGCGTGACCATGGGCCGCTGCCAGGGTTTTTATTGTTCGCAGGAACTGGCGGCGATCACCGCCGGCCGGCTGGCGGTGCCGATGACGGCCGACCCGACGACCGCCCCGCCGGCAGCTGCGGGAGGCGAGGCATGA
- a CDS encoding DeoR/GlpR family DNA-binding transcription regulator, whose translation MRRRERQARIADMIWQQGEMSVDTLARLFGVSAETIRRDLAGLASDGVLQKIHGGARRPKLHAEGSFKDRMAEEAEAKQVIAGRLVPLIEPGDTLFIDTGSTTLACAEALAGIGGLTVITNSLRIARVFGAAPQPGRVYLLGGTFVGDNDQTVGPLVIEQIRDFQADHAILTVAAIDAEVGAMDSNFDEAQVARAMIGNARSLILVAARAKFGRKAAFRVCGLDEVDAVVTDAPPGAIHEAALRAAGAELI comes from the coding sequence ATGCGACGCAGGGAACGGCAGGCGCGGATCGCGGATATGATCTGGCAGCAGGGCGAGATGTCGGTCGACACCCTGGCCCGGCTGTTCGGGGTGTCGGCGGAAACCATCCGCCGCGATCTGGCCGGGCTTGCCAGTGACGGGGTGCTCCAGAAGATCCATGGCGGCGCGCGCCGGCCCAAGCTGCATGCCGAAGGCAGCTTCAAGGATCGCATGGCCGAAGAGGCCGAGGCGAAGCAGGTGATCGCAGGCCGGCTGGTGCCGCTGATCGAACCCGGCGACACCCTGTTCATCGACACCGGCTCCACAACCCTCGCCTGCGCCGAGGCGCTGGCGGGCATCGGTGGGCTGACCGTGATCACCAATTCGCTGCGCATCGCCCGGGTCTTCGGCGCGGCCCCGCAGCCGGGCCGGGTTTATCTGCTGGGCGGCACCTTCGTGGGCGACAACGACCAGACCGTCGGGCCGCTGGTGATCGAGCAGATCCGCGACTTCCAGGCCGATCACGCCATCCTGACGGTGGCGGCGATCGATGCCGAGGTGGGTGCGATGGATTCCAATTTCGACGAGGCCCAGGTGGCGCGCGCCATGATCGGCAATGCGCGCAGCCTGATCCTGGTGGCGGCACGGGCCAAGTTCGGCCGCAAGGCGGCGTTCCGGGTCTGCGGCCTGGACGAGGTGGATGCCGTCGTCACCGATGCGCCGCCCGGCGCGATACATGAAGCCGCCCTGAGAGCGGCGGGAGCCGAGCTGATCTAG
- a CDS encoding TRAP transporter small permease subunit yields the protein MPAAIRWYVRVVDRLSDYVGIVAMALVFVMIGVLLLDAITRNALDIPLHWCVEVAQFTLLAYFFMGGAMTLKNDDHVRMDLIYQHLSTRGKAILDLITSACLMFYLVVMTIGSVSSLQYAIETNERRFSMWNPSMIPIKALLVVCLVIMLLQTLSLVFKHIATIRRVDAA from the coding sequence ATGCCGGCTGCAATCAGATGGTATGTGCGGGTCGTCGACCGATTGTCCGACTATGTCGGCATCGTCGCGATGGCTCTGGTCTTCGTGATGATCGGCGTCCTGCTGCTGGACGCGATCACCCGCAACGCGCTCGACATCCCGCTGCACTGGTGTGTCGAAGTCGCCCAGTTCACGCTGCTCGCCTATTTCTTCATGGGCGGCGCGATGACGCTGAAGAACGACGATCACGTCCGCATGGACCTGATCTATCAGCATCTTTCCACACGCGGCAAGGCGATCCTGGACCTGATCACCTCCGCCTGTCTGATGTTCTACCTGGTGGTCATGACCATCGGCTCGGTGTCGAGCCTGCAATATGCCATAGAGACCAATGAGCGCCGGTTCTCGATGTGGAACCCGTCGATGATCCCGATCAAGGCGCTGCTTGTGGTCTGCCTGGTGATCATGCTGCTCCAGACACTGTCGCTGGTGTTCAAACACATCGCGACGATCCGCCGGGTGGATGCCGCATGA
- a CDS encoding IS110 family transposase: protein MDKQGHEHRLRGFRLIRTGGAMQFVGIDIASETHVFAILDADGTVLAKPKPFTEDAAGHGALLAALAPPGEALVVMEATGHYWKNLFAVLAAKGYEVALINPLRTHRFQGESLERTKTDAIDALGLARFGREKRPSPTRLGSRASEELRELVRHRDRLRQDFDDRVRQLRRLVDLGFPEFRRYVRTLDSMLATAILAEYPTAEAVAKATPRRLAKLRYDGRHAVGSELADQIIAAAKRSVGQHHGPAYRVQVRDICQDLDLWRRRLADRDDDITRLLDEHEVGSLLTSIDGIGPSTAARLIAELGDPARFDSPAALAAYVGVIPALRHSGKRRPTRAGITPIGNARLRTALWMPTLTAVRRNPWLKAFYDRLRAQGKPPKLALVAAMRKLLVAVYAVAKARKPFVPKLAD from the coding sequence ATGGACAAGCAGGGGCACGAGCACCGGCTCCGAGGCTTCCGGCTCATCCGCACGGGAGGCGCCATGCAATTCGTCGGCATCGACATCGCGTCGGAAACCCATGTCTTCGCCATCCTTGATGCGGACGGCACGGTCCTGGCCAAACCCAAGCCGTTCACCGAAGACGCGGCCGGGCACGGCGCGTTGCTGGCCGCGCTGGCCCCGCCGGGTGAGGCGCTGGTGGTCATGGAGGCGACCGGGCATTACTGGAAGAACCTGTTCGCCGTGCTGGCGGCCAAGGGCTACGAGGTCGCCCTGATCAACCCGCTGCGCACCCACCGCTTCCAGGGCGAGAGCCTGGAGCGCACCAAGACCGACGCCATCGACGCCCTCGGCCTGGCCCGCTTCGGGCGGGAAAAGCGCCCCTCCCCGACCCGGCTGGGCAGCCGGGCCAGCGAGGAGCTGCGCGAACTGGTTCGCCACCGCGACCGGCTGCGCCAGGATTTCGACGACCGCGTCCGCCAGCTCCGCCGGCTGGTCGATCTCGGCTTCCCGGAATTCCGACGCTATGTCCGCACGCTCGACAGCATGCTGGCCACCGCCATCCTGGCGGAATACCCCACCGCCGAGGCCGTCGCCAAAGCCACGCCACGCCGGCTCGCCAAGCTGCGCTACGATGGCCGCCACGCCGTCGGAAGCGAACTGGCCGACCAGATCATCGCCGCGGCCAAGCGCTCGGTCGGCCAGCACCACGGCCCCGCCTACCGCGTCCAGGTCCGCGACATCTGTCAGGATCTCGATCTGTGGCGCCGCCGCTTGGCCGACCGTGACGACGACATCACCCGTCTGCTCGACGAGCACGAGGTCGGCTCGCTGCTGACCTCCATCGACGGAATCGGTCCCAGCACCGCAGCACGCCTCATCGCCGAACTCGGCGATCCGGCCCGCTTCGACAGCCCCGCAGCCCTGGCAGCCTACGTCGGCGTCATCCCAGCCCTGCGCCACTCCGGAAAGCGCCGCCCCACCCGCGCCGGCATCACCCCGATCGGCAACGCGCGCCTGCGCACCGCCTTGTGGATGCCAACCCTCACCGCTGTCCGCCGAAACCCGTGGCTCAAAGCCTTCTACGACCGACTGCGCGCACAGGGAAAGCCACCAAAGCTCGCCCTCGTCGCCGCCATGCGAAAACTCCTCGTCGCCGTCTACGCCGTCGCCAAGGCTCGAAAACCCTTCGTGCCAAAGCTCGCCGACTGA
- a CDS encoding TRAP transporter large permease subunit, which translates to MSGIHTSYELIAILMFATMALMLLTGQRVFGAIGFVAAGAALLLYGNGAVEMPFNATLKLFNWFPMLTLPLFIYMGYILSEAGIAEDLYKAFHVWFGRLRGGLAIGTIVLMVVISAMNGLSVAGLAIGATIALPEMLRRGYDKVLITGVIQGGSSLGILIPPSVVLVLYGMIARAPVGQLWLAGMVPGLMMAAMFAAYVVVRCRLNPSLAPTVTDDELNMPIGQKLKLLRAGLIPFVIFFTMMGLFVMGYTSLVESSAIGATGATIAAALKGRLNWRLIKETSKKTLSISCMFMWLILAALAFGAVFDGIGAARAIESLFITNWELTRWQVMAMMMASFILMGMFLDDTAMLVIVAPLYVPLVKALEFNLIWFGVLYTITCQIAYITPPFGYNLFLMRAMAPKEITLIDIYKSIIPFVIMMVITIALLMVFPGIALWLPNLVYGK; encoded by the coding sequence ATGAGTGGAATTCATACAAGCTATGAACTGATCGCGATCCTGATGTTCGCGACGATGGCCCTGATGCTGCTCACCGGGCAGCGGGTTTTCGGCGCGATCGGCTTCGTGGCGGCAGGCGCCGCCCTGCTTCTCTACGGCAACGGCGCCGTCGAGATGCCGTTCAATGCCACGTTGAAGCTGTTCAACTGGTTCCCGATGCTCACGCTGCCCCTGTTCATCTACATGGGCTACATCCTGTCGGAAGCGGGCATCGCAGAAGATCTCTACAAGGCCTTTCACGTCTGGTTCGGCCGGCTGCGGGGCGGGCTCGCCATCGGCACCATCGTGCTGATGGTGGTCATTTCGGCAATGAACGGCCTGTCGGTAGCCGGATTGGCGATCGGCGCCACCATCGCCCTGCCCGAGATGCTGCGCCGGGGCTATGATAAGGTACTGATCACCGGCGTCATCCAGGGCGGATCCTCGCTCGGCATCCTGATCCCGCCGAGCGTGGTGCTGGTGCTCTACGGCATGATCGCCCGGGCGCCGGTGGGCCAGCTCTGGCTGGCGGGCATGGTGCCGGGCCTGATGATGGCGGCGATGTTCGCGGCCTATGTGGTGGTGCGCTGCCGGCTGAACCCGTCGCTTGCCCCCACCGTCACCGATGACGAGCTGAACATGCCGATCGGGCAGAAGCTGAAGCTGCTGCGCGCCGGGCTCATTCCCTTCGTGATCTTCTTCACGATGATGGGGCTGTTCGTGATGGGCTATACCAGCCTGGTCGAAAGCTCGGCGATCGGCGCCACCGGTGCCACCATCGCCGCCGCGCTGAAGGGCCGGCTGAACTGGCGCCTGATCAAAGAGACGTCGAAGAAGACGCTGTCGATCTCGTGCATGTTCATGTGGCTGATCCTGGCCGCCCTGGCCTTCGGGGCGGTGTTCGACGGCATCGGCGCGGCGCGGGCGATCGAATCGCTGTTCATCACCAACTGGGAACTGACCCGCTGGCAGGTGATGGCGATGATGATGGCGTCCTTCATCCTGATGGGCATGTTCCTGGACGACACCGCCATGCTGGTGATCGTGGCGCCGCTTTACGTCCCCCTGGTCAAGGCGCTGGAATTCAATCTGATCTGGTTCGGCGTGCTCTACACCATCACCTGCCAGATCGCCTATATCACGCCGCCCTTCGGCTACAACCTGTTCCTGATGCGGGCGATGGCACCGAAGGAAATCACCCTGATCGACATCTACAAGTCGATCATCCCCTTCGTGATCATGATGGTGATCACCATCGCCCTGCTGATGGTCTTCCCCGGGATCGCGCTCTGGCTGCCGAACCTCGTCTACGGAAAGTAG
- a CDS encoding TRAP transporter substrate-binding protein, which produces MSDIEKKTSSADPVAGSRRQFLKTAGIGGAALAAGTTFAAPAVHAQSKIRWRLQTYSGAPLGAHVIKPQIEAFNAAANGEMEIELYYADQLVPTAELFRALQNGTIDAVQSDDATMASPADVAVFGGYFPFSCRFSLDLPVLFQRYGLNEIWKEAYAEIDGVEWLSAGAWDPLHVFTKDPIRSLADMRGKRVFGVPTAGRFLSRYGLIPVTVPWDDVEVAIQTGQLDGVAWCGFTEAYEVGWADVCNYALTNNICGAWCGSYFANSKSWEKVPPHLKQLFLTTIDQSHYYRQVWYWGGEADLRVNGKKMELTSIPREEWSQVEKDAEQFWDEIAATSPRAGKVVKIFKDYSALMEKAGFPYR; this is translated from the coding sequence ATGAGCGACATCGAGAAGAAGACGTCCTCGGCCGATCCGGTCGCGGGAAGCCGGCGTCAGTTCCTGAAGACCGCCGGCATCGGCGGCGCGGCGCTGGCGGCCGGCACCACCTTCGCCGCCCCGGCGGTGCATGCCCAGTCGAAGATCCGCTGGCGGCTGCAGACCTATTCGGGGGCGCCGCTGGGCGCCCATGTGATCAAGCCGCAGATCGAGGCCTTCAACGCCGCGGCCAATGGCGAGATGGAGATCGAACTCTATTACGCCGACCAGCTGGTGCCGACGGCCGAGCTGTTCCGCGCGCTGCAGAACGGCACCATCGACGCGGTGCAGTCGGATGACGCGACCATGGCCTCGCCCGCCGATGTGGCGGTGTTCGGCGGCTATTTCCCCTTCTCCTGCCGCTTCAGCCTGGACCTGCCGGTGCTGTTCCAGCGCTATGGGCTGAACGAGATCTGGAAGGAGGCCTATGCCGAGATCGACGGCGTGGAGTGGCTGTCGGCCGGCGCCTGGGACCCGCTGCATGTCTTCACCAAGGATCCGATCCGCTCGCTGGCCGATATGCGCGGCAAGCGCGTCTTCGGCGTGCCCACCGCCGGCAGGTTCCTGTCGCGCTACGGCCTGATCCCGGTCACCGTGCCCTGGGACGATGTCGAAGTGGCGATCCAGACCGGCCAGCTGGACGGTGTCGCCTGGTGCGGCTTCACCGAGGCCTATGAGGTGGGCTGGGCGGATGTCTGCAATTATGCGCTGACCAACAATATCTGCGGCGCCTGGTGCGGATCCTATTTCGCCAACAGCAAGAGCTGGGAAAAGGTGCCGCCGCATCTGAAGCAGCTGTTCCTGACCACGATCGACCAGTCGCATTATTATCGCCAGGTCTGGTACTGGGGCGGCGAGGCCGATCTGCGCGTCAACGGCAAGAAGATGGAGCTGACCTCGATCCCGCGCGAAGAATGGTCGCAGGTCGAAAAGGATGCCGAGCAGTTCTGGGACGAAATCGCCGCGACCAGCCCGCGTGCCGGCAAGGTGGTCAAGATCTTCAAGGACTATTCGGCCCTGATGGAGAAGGCCGGCTTCCCCTATCGCTGA
- a CDS encoding ABC transporter permease, which translates to MTLPPRLLILLSLPALVTMAVFFVLPLAVLVGETGEGGGAAYLRLVDDPVFWQGLKGTLVLGTVAPALSVVVGFCVALHLARLPEARRQGLLFLLSLPLTFSGLIVAYGFILVFGRAGFFTLLLAELGADPAVVGAMIFTPAGLGFAYCYYLIPRVVLVMLPVLVNFDTRQMDAAESLGAGRFAAFRDVLLPQVTPALIAAFCLTAAVAIGAYGTALALVGTQVQILPLLLFSKISETGADLPAAAAASVVLMAVCCAVMGLAEALGGLRRRG; encoded by the coding sequence ATGACCCTGCCGCCCCGGCTCCTGATCCTGCTGTCGCTGCCGGCGCTCGTCACGATGGCGGTGTTTTTCGTGCTGCCGCTCGCCGTGCTGGTGGGGGAGACGGGCGAGGGCGGCGGGGCCGCCTATCTCAGGCTCGTCGACGATCCGGTCTTCTGGCAGGGGCTGAAGGGCACGCTGGTGCTGGGCACGGTCGCCCCGGCGCTCTCGGTCGTGGTCGGCTTCTGCGTGGCGTTGCATCTGGCGCGGCTGCCCGAAGCCCGGCGTCAGGGGCTGCTGTTCCTGCTGTCCCTGCCGCTCACCTTCTCAGGGCTCATCGTCGCCTACGGCTTCATCCTGGTCTTCGGCCGCGCCGGCTTCTTCACCCTGCTGCTGGCCGAACTGGGCGCCGATCCGGCGGTGGTGGGGGCGATGATCTTCACGCCGGCCGGGCTCGGCTTCGCCTATTGCTACTATCTGATCCCGCGCGTGGTGCTGGTGATGCTGCCGGTGCTGGTCAATTTCGACACGCGCCAGATGGATGCGGCCGAAAGCCTTGGTGCCGGCCGGTTCGCCGCCTTCCGCGACGTGCTGCTGCCCCAGGTGACCCCGGCGCTGATCGCCGCCTTCTGCCTGACCGCGGCGGTGGCCATCGGTGCCTATGGCACGGCGCTGGCCCTGGTCGGGACCCAGGTGCAGATCCTGCCGCTGCTGCTGTTCTCGAAGATCTCGGAAACCGGTGCCGACCTGCCGGCGGCGGCCGCGGCCTCGGTGGTGCTGATGGCGGTCTGCTGTGCGGTCATGGGCCTGGCCGAAGCCCTGGGCGGGCTCCGGCGCAGGGGGTGA
- a CDS encoding extracellular solute-binding protein produces MSLWKKTAAALMMAAGTFAATTALTPAQAQPLEGGELYQGEQALYDAAREEGLVVSFDTGPTWANWAAQFKAFKARYPGVEIVYNDLGSAATVVALDKSRNRPQADTAYYFAGSALDAAEKGVVADFKPVNFDRLPEPFRHPSGQWFTIHSLNVAFLVNTKLVKQVPRSWADLLGETYRNSVVYLDPRTAGQGQVVTIAAAFGNGGSMDDVQPGIDYLGRLHKAGNVLRTVGTTPYAQFVKGEIPIWIGYENDGLKAKYVDGMGDDVAVVIPAEASAAAPYAISLVKDGPNPNAGKLWLNYIMTDKGQTTFAEGFVRPSVPGVKLPAEVLAKLPEAPQIRPVDVARARDAKPAIDAGWAKAVLGQ; encoded by the coding sequence ATGAGCCTCTGGAAGAAGACGGCCGCCGCCCTGATGATGGCGGCCGGCACCTTCGCCGCCACCACCGCCCTGACCCCGGCCCAGGCCCAGCCGCTTGAGGGCGGCGAGCTTTATCAGGGCGAACAGGCCCTCTACGATGCCGCGCGCGAAGAGGGGCTGGTGGTCTCCTTCGACACCGGCCCCACCTGGGCGAACTGGGCGGCGCAGTTCAAGGCCTTCAAGGCGCGCTATCCGGGTGTGGAGATCGTCTATAACGATCTGGGCTCGGCCGCGACCGTGGTGGCGCTCGACAAGTCGCGCAACCGGCCGCAGGCGGACACCGCCTATTACTTCGCGGGCTCGGCCCTCGATGCCGCCGAGAAGGGCGTGGTCGCCGATTTCAAGCCGGTGAATTTCGACCGTCTGCCCGAGCCCTTCCGCCATCCCTCCGGCCAGTGGTTCACCATCCACAGCCTGAACGTGGCCTTCCTGGTGAATACGAAGCTGGTCAAGCAGGTCCCCCGGAGCTGGGCCGATCTGCTGGGCGAGACCTATCGCAATTCGGTGGTCTATCTGGATCCGCGCACGGCCGGTCAGGGTCAGGTGGTGACCATCGCCGCCGCCTTCGGCAATGGCGGCAGCATGGACGACGTCCAGCCGGGCATCGACTATCTGGGCAGGTTGCACAAGGCCGGCAATGTGCTGCGCACCGTCGGCACCACGCCTTACGCCCAGTTCGTGAAGGGCGAGATCCCGATCTGGATCGGCTACGAGAATGACGGTCTGAAGGCGAAATATGTCGACGGCATGGGCGATGACGTCGCGGTGGTGATCCCCGCCGAGGCCTCGGCCGCGGCACCCTATGCGATCAGCCTGGTCAAGGACGGCCCGAACCCGAATGCCGGCAAGCTCTGGCTGAACTACATCATGACCGACAAGGGCCAGACCACCTTTGCCGAGGGCTTCGTGCGCCCGTCGGTGCCGGGCGTGAAGCTGCCCGCCGAGGTGCTGGCCAAGCTGCCCGAGGCGCCGCAGATCCGCCCGGTGGACGTCGCCAGGGCGCGTGATGCCAAGCCCGCGATCGATGCCGGCTGGGCGAAGGCCGTGCTCGGCCAGTAA
- a CDS encoding ABC transporter ATP-binding protein → MSVHFDAVSFRYPSGGAGSSGGAGVSDIDLEIGDGELLAVIGPSGSGKTTLLRLLSGFVVPDRGRILIDGRDVARVPVKDRALGVVFQAYALFPHMTAAENVAYPLKLRGVDRATRMARAAGALEKVGLGGFANRQPASLSGGQQQRVALARALVFGPRALLLDEPLSALDAGLRAGMRDEILRVQRAAGIATLFVTHDQEEALSMADRVAVLKDGRLLQVDTPRGLYERPVDATVAGFVGHANLWSGRVAADDLVETAIGPIRTATGRFAPGDAVTVMVRPEEVSAEPAADAPNRFTGRIAADRFLGNLRRLDLEVPGGLVKVETRRRDAIDAVAIPPEAVRLLPAGL, encoded by the coding sequence ATGAGCGTGCATTTCGATGCGGTTTCCTTCCGCTATCCCTCGGGCGGTGCCGGGTCCTCAGGTGGTGCCGGCGTCTCGGACATCGATCTGGAGATCGGTGATGGTGAACTGCTGGCGGTGATCGGGCCCTCCGGCTCGGGCAAGACCACTCTGCTCCGCCTGCTCTCGGGCTTCGTGGTGCCCGATCGGGGCCGGATCCTGATCGACGGCCGCGATGTCGCCCGGGTGCCGGTCAAGGACCGGGCGCTGGGTGTGGTCTTCCAGGCCTATGCGCTGTTTCCGCATATGACCGCGGCCGAAAACGTCGCCTATCCGCTGAAGCTGCGCGGGGTGGACCGTGCCACCCGCATGGCCCGCGCCGCCGGGGCGCTGGAGAAGGTGGGGCTCGGCGGTTTCGCGAACCGCCAGCCGGCCTCGCTCTCGGGTGGCCAGCAGCAGCGCGTGGCGCTGGCCCGGGCGCTGGTCTTCGGGCCGCGGGCGCTGCTGCTCGACGAGCCGCTCTCGGCCCTGGATGCCGGGCTTCGGGCCGGCATGCGCGACGAGATCCTGCGCGTCCAGCGGGCCGCCGGCATCGCCACCCTGTTCGTGACCCATGATCAGGAAGAGGCGCTGTCGATGGCCGACCGGGTCGCCGTGCTGAAGGATGGTCGCCTGCTTCAGGTCGACACGCCCCGCGGACTTTATGAACGGCCGGTGGATGCGACCGTCGCGGGTTTCGTCGGCCATGCCAATCTCTGGTCCGGCCGGGTGGCGGCCGACGATCTGGTCGAGACCGCGATCGGGCCGATCCGCACCGCGACGGGCCGCTTTGCCCCGGGTGATGCCGTGACCGTGATGGTCCGCCCGGAAGAGGTGTCGGCCGAACCCGCTGCCGACGCCCCCAACCGCTTCACCGGCCGGATCGCGGCCGATCGTTTCCTCGGCAATCTCCGCCGCCTGGATCTTGAGGTTCCGGGCGGGCTGGTGAAGGTCGAGACCCGCCGTCGCGATGCGATCGATGCGGTCGCCATCCCGCCCGAGGCCGTCCGGCTGCTGCCGGCCGGTCTCTGA